A stretch of Arthrobacter sp. NEB 688 DNA encodes these proteins:
- a CDS encoding phosphoenolpyruvate carboxylase, which translates to MASMLDDLSLLTSLHRQVVEESGRADLLELTDALERRCRGEEDGDPAALVAALDPETTARVARLLTVHLHLTNLAEERHRARSLRREDGEYGGGSDTGDIGPAVAAAGPDARARLERMRIHPVLTAHPTEARRRAVASALRRIAEHLDTHADPGSGPSERARARRRMLEDIDILQRTSTLRITRPTPADEVKTVLTVFRQSLIHAVPRFQRAVEAAFGGDERPSDTPLPPIVRFGSWVGGDRDGNPFVTAEVTRETVRAHADQALEILHDAVDRVARMITVDEESTPPTARLRDALANDAAAHPRLLAEVTKDSPNEPHRQKLLVVAARLAATRDERAGVAYGSPEEALADLALVQDSLVAAGDARTAHGELQDVVWMVQTFGFHLAELEVRQHSAVHRAALVEALGLLPDDARPADPEAAATDPALLDRLAVEGWPELVGAPGDRTREVLDTLRVMAWLQQRWGRRSCGRYVVSFSQSAADLVAVRALARLAVGTRPLALDVVPLFETGADLDAADHTLEEWVALPSTATWLEGVEKEVEVMLGYSDSAKDVGPAAATLALHRAQVGLVAWARRHGVELTLFHGRGGSLGRGGGPLHRAIAAQPTGSVDGRFKVTEQGEVIFARYADVRIAEQHLERVASAVLLTDAPDHVAARDEAAGRFDAVGSAVAQASRASFRSLVEQPGFADFFAMSSPLDLLADLRLGSRPSRRSGSESGRSLDDLRAIPWVFAWSMTRVNLPGWYGLGSGLAALGDLHEARQAYREWPVFAALVDVAEMSLAKTDDDLAAAFLALGGRPELATQVLDELALTRRMVLELLGQSEMLERKPHLYTAVGLRRPFVDMLSHLLLRGLGELRATGEGEGSEWHRPLLLTVNGLAAGLQNTG; encoded by the coding sequence ATGGCCAGCATGCTCGACGACCTCTCCCTGCTGACGAGCCTGCACCGGCAGGTGGTCGAGGAGTCCGGACGCGCGGACCTCCTCGAGCTGACCGACGCGCTCGAGCGGCGCTGCCGCGGCGAGGAGGACGGCGACCCCGCGGCGCTCGTGGCGGCCCTCGACCCCGAGACGACGGCCCGGGTCGCGCGCCTGCTCACGGTGCACCTGCACCTGACCAACCTCGCCGAGGAGCGCCACCGCGCCCGGTCGCTGCGCCGCGAGGACGGCGAGTACGGCGGTGGCAGCGACACCGGCGACATCGGGCCCGCGGTCGCCGCGGCGGGTCCGGACGCGCGGGCGCGCCTGGAGCGGATGCGCATCCACCCGGTGCTCACCGCCCACCCGACCGAGGCGCGTCGGCGGGCGGTGGCCTCCGCGCTGCGCCGCATCGCCGAGCACCTCGACACGCACGCCGACCCCGGCTCGGGCCCCTCGGAGCGGGCGCGCGCCCGGCGCCGGATGCTCGAGGACATCGACATCCTCCAGCGGACGTCGACCCTGCGCATCACCCGCCCGACGCCGGCCGACGAGGTCAAGACCGTGCTCACGGTCTTCCGGCAGTCGCTCATCCACGCCGTGCCGCGCTTCCAGCGGGCGGTCGAGGCGGCCTTCGGCGGCGACGAGCGGCCCTCCGACACGCCGCTGCCGCCGATCGTGCGCTTCGGCTCGTGGGTCGGGGGCGACCGCGACGGCAACCCCTTCGTCACCGCGGAGGTCACCCGCGAGACGGTGCGCGCCCACGCCGACCAGGCGCTCGAGATCCTCCACGACGCCGTCGACCGGGTGGCCCGGATGATCACCGTCGACGAGGAGTCGACGCCCCCGACCGCGCGGCTGCGCGACGCGCTGGCCAACGACGCGGCCGCCCACCCCCGGCTGCTCGCCGAGGTGACCAAGGACTCCCCCAACGAGCCGCACCGCCAGAAGCTGCTCGTCGTCGCCGCGCGGCTCGCCGCGACGCGGGACGAGCGCGCCGGCGTGGCGTACGGCTCCCCGGAGGAGGCGCTCGCCGACCTCGCGCTCGTCCAGGACTCGCTCGTGGCCGCGGGCGACGCGCGCACCGCGCACGGTGAGCTCCAGGACGTCGTGTGGATGGTGCAGACGTTCGGGTTCCACCTCGCGGAGCTCGAGGTGCGCCAGCACTCGGCCGTGCACCGGGCCGCGCTCGTCGAAGCCCTCGGGCTGCTGCCGGACGACGCCCGGCCGGCCGACCCCGAGGCCGCCGCCACGGACCCGGCCCTGCTCGACCGGCTCGCGGTCGAGGGCTGGCCCGAGCTCGTCGGGGCGCCCGGCGACCGGACCCGCGAGGTCCTCGACACGCTGCGCGTCATGGCCTGGCTGCAGCAGCGGTGGGGACGCCGCAGCTGCGGTCGCTACGTCGTCTCGTTCAGCCAGTCGGCGGCCGACCTCGTCGCGGTGCGGGCGCTGGCCCGGCTCGCGGTCGGGACGCGCCCGCTGGCCCTCGACGTCGTGCCGCTCTTCGAGACCGGCGCCGACCTCGACGCCGCGGACCACACCCTCGAGGAGTGGGTGGCGCTGCCGTCGACCGCGACGTGGCTCGAGGGGGTGGAGAAGGAGGTCGAGGTGATGCTCGGCTACTCCGACTCGGCCAAGGACGTCGGTCCGGCGGCCGCCACCCTCGCGCTGCACCGGGCGCAGGTCGGGCTCGTGGCGTGGGCCCGGCGGCACGGGGTCGAGCTGACGCTCTTCCACGGCCGCGGCGGGTCCCTCGGTCGGGGCGGCGGCCCGCTGCACCGGGCCATCGCCGCGCAGCCGACCGGGTCGGTCGACGGGCGCTTCAAGGTGACCGAGCAGGGCGAGGTGATCTTCGCCCGGTACGCCGACGTGCGCATCGCCGAGCAGCACCTCGAGCGGGTGGCGTCCGCGGTGCTGCTGACCGACGCGCCCGACCACGTGGCCGCTCGCGACGAGGCGGCAGGGCGTTTCGACGCCGTCGGTTCGGCTGTGGCGCAGGCCAGCCGGGCGTCCTTCCGGTCACTGGTCGAGCAGCCCGGGTTCGCGGACTTCTTCGCGATGTCGAGCCCCCTCGACCTGCTCGCCGACCTCCGGCTCGGGTCGCGGCCGTCGCGCCGCAGCGGCTCGGAGTCGGGCCGCAGCCTGGACGACCTGCGCGCCATCCCGTGGGTGTTCGCGTGGTCGATGACCCGCGTCAACCTGCCCGGGTGGTACGGGCTCGGCAGCGGGTTGGCCGCGCTGGGCGACCTGCACGAGGCCCGCCAGGCGTACCGCGAGTGGCCGGTCTTCGCGGCGCTCGTCGACGTCGCCGAGATGAGCCTCGCGAAGACCGACGACGACCTCGCCGCCGCGTTCCTCGCCCTCGGTGGCCGGCCGGAGCTCGCGACCCAGGTGCTCGACGAGCTCGCGCTGACGCGGCGGATGGTGCTCGAGCTGCTCGGCCAGTCCGAGATGCTCGAGCGGAAGCCGCACCTGTACACCGCGGTCGGGCTGCGGCGACCCTTCGTCGACATGCTCAGCCACCTCCTCCTGCGGGGGCTCGGCGAGCTACGGGCGACGGGTGAGGGTGAGGGCTCGGAGTGGCACCGCCCGCTGCTGCTCACCGTCAACGGGCTCGCTGCCGGGCTGCAGAACACCGGCTGA
- a CDS encoding EamA family transporter has product MTTAADRVPAPLLVLAGVVSVQFGGALAQTLVPVIGAGGSVVMRLLFATALLLVVVRPRWRGHTRRAWATVTAFGVALGLMNYTFYQSLAHLPIGVAVTIEFIGPLTLAAVLSRRLVDALGVLAAAGGVVLISEALQVPFAELEWTGILLALAAGGFWAAYIVLSGRTGAAFPKLEGLALAMVVATVVTLPLGITSVPSWTGETLLKGLGIAVLSSVLPYSLELLALRRLRAQVFGILLSLEPAAAAVAGLIVLGQRLAPSQLVGMGLVVGASALVLGLGARKDPAEAQAA; this is encoded by the coding sequence GTGACGACCGCCGCCGACCGGGTTCCTGCTCCCCTGCTCGTCCTCGCGGGGGTCGTCTCGGTCCAGTTCGGCGGGGCGCTGGCGCAGACCCTCGTCCCGGTCATCGGCGCGGGCGGGTCGGTCGTCATGCGGCTGCTCTTCGCGACCGCGCTGCTGCTCGTCGTCGTCCGGCCGCGCTGGCGCGGGCACACCCGGCGGGCGTGGGCGACGGTCACGGCCTTCGGCGTCGCGCTCGGCCTCATGAACTACACCTTCTACCAGTCGCTGGCCCACCTGCCGATCGGCGTCGCGGTGACCATCGAGTTCATCGGGCCGCTCACGCTGGCGGCGGTGCTCTCGCGCCGGCTCGTCGACGCGCTCGGCGTGCTCGCCGCTGCCGGGGGCGTCGTCCTCATCTCGGAGGCGCTCCAGGTGCCGTTCGCCGAGCTCGAGTGGACCGGCATCCTCCTGGCGCTGGCCGCCGGCGGGTTCTGGGCGGCGTACATCGTCCTCTCCGGGCGCACCGGGGCCGCCTTCCCGAAGCTCGAGGGGCTGGCGCTGGCCATGGTCGTGGCCACCGTCGTCACGTTGCCGCTCGGCATCACGAGCGTGCCCTCGTGGACCGGCGAGACGCTGCTCAAGGGCCTCGGCATCGCCGTGCTGTCCTCGGTGCTGCCCTACTCGCTCGAGCTGCTGGCGCTGCGCCGGCTGCGCGCGCAGGTCTTCGGTATCCTGCTCAGCCTCGAGCCCGCGGCGGCCGCCGTCGCCGGGCTCATCGTGCTCGGTCAGCGGCTCGCCCCGAGCCAGCTCGTGGGGATGGGGCTCGTCGTCGGGGCGTCGGCCCTCGTCCTCGGGCTCGGCGCCCGCAAGGACCCCGCCGAGGCGCAGGCCGCCTGA
- a CDS encoding TerC family protein, whose translation MLPALLPAATSDLDLAPWVWWVTIGIAVAVLAFDIVVIARRPHRPSTKELVSALAVYVGAAILFGLGLWFTAGGQLAGEFFAGWLTEYSLSVDNLFIFILIMASFRVPEKYQQFALMVGIVIAIVLRGIFIAVGAAAIDRFSWVFYIFGAFLVYTAWKLASGGETDDDEYEQNRFMRLMSKRFPASEDYDGTKLFTRQNGARLATPLFFVIVALGTTDLLFALDSIPAIYGLTDEPYLVLVANLFALMGLRQLYFLIGGLLKKLIYLSYGLAVLLAFIGVKLILHALHENELGFINGGEPVPVPEIPISVSLGAIVVILGVTTVLSLWRTRRHPELVED comes from the coding sequence GTGCTTCCCGCCCTGCTGCCCGCCGCCACCAGCGACCTCGACCTCGCCCCCTGGGTCTGGTGGGTGACGATCGGCATCGCCGTCGCCGTCCTCGCCTTCGACATCGTCGTCATCGCCCGTCGCCCGCACCGCCCGTCGACCAAGGAGCTCGTCTCGGCCCTCGCGGTCTACGTCGGCGCGGCGATCCTCTTCGGGCTCGGCCTGTGGTTCACCGCCGGCGGCCAGCTCGCGGGCGAGTTCTTCGCCGGCTGGCTGACCGAGTACTCGCTCTCGGTCGACAACCTCTTCATCTTCATCCTCATCATGGCGAGCTTCCGGGTGCCGGAGAAGTACCAGCAGTTCGCCCTCATGGTGGGCATCGTCATCGCGATCGTCCTGCGCGGCATCTTCATCGCGGTCGGTGCGGCCGCGATCGACCGGTTCAGCTGGGTCTTCTACATCTTCGGCGCGTTCCTCGTCTACACCGCCTGGAAGCTCGCGAGCGGCGGCGAGACCGACGACGACGAGTACGAGCAGAACCGCTTCATGCGCCTGATGTCCAAGCGCTTCCCGGCGAGCGAGGACTACGACGGCACCAAGCTGTTCACCCGCCAGAACGGCGCCCGCCTCGCGACGCCGCTCTTCTTCGTCATCGTCGCCCTCGGCACGACCGACCTGCTGTTCGCGCTCGACTCGATCCCCGCGATCTACGGCCTGACGGACGAGCCGTACCTCGTCCTCGTCGCCAACCTCTTCGCGCTCATGGGTCTGCGGCAGCTGTACTTCCTCATCGGCGGCCTGCTCAAGAAGCTCATCTACCTCAGCTACGGCCTCGCGGTGCTGCTCGCCTTCATCGGCGTCAAGCTCATCCTCCACGCCCTGCACGAGAACGAGCTCGGCTTCATCAACGGCGGCGAGCCGGTCCCGGTCCCGGAGATCCCGATCTCCGTCTCGCTGGGCGCGATCGTCGTCATCCTCGGCGTCACCACCGTGCTCAGCCTCTGGCGCACCCGGCGCCACCCCGAGCTCGTCGAGGACTGA
- a CDS encoding aldo/keto reductase — protein sequence MRYRRLGNSGCAVSELCLGTMTFGTETDEAGSHEQLDVFLEAGGTLVDTANVYSGGVSEEIIGRWLSKRPTDVTDRVVLATKGRFALGSGPNSSGLSARHLTRALDDSLDRLGVDSVDLYQVHASDEHTPMEETLRTLDGFVQAGKIRYYGLSNFTGWQLTKLVHTARALGLRPPVTLQPQYSLIVREIEWEIVPAALDAGMGLLPWSPLGGGWLSGKYTRDQRPTGDTRLGDDPNRGMEAYDRRGTERTWRIIEAVEQVAEARGVSMAEVALSWVTNRPAVTSTILGARTTEQLRANLRSVDVELTPEEVSALDTASDLGATDYPYGEMGVQQRSRDLAG from the coding sequence ATGCGCTATCGACGACTCGGCAACAGTGGCTGTGCGGTCTCCGAGCTCTGCCTCGGGACGATGACCTTCGGGACGGAGACGGACGAGGCCGGCTCGCACGAGCAGCTCGACGTCTTCCTCGAGGCGGGCGGCACACTCGTCGACACCGCGAACGTGTACTCCGGCGGGGTGTCCGAGGAGATCATCGGCCGCTGGCTCAGCAAGCGGCCCACCGACGTCACCGACCGGGTCGTCCTCGCGACCAAGGGCCGCTTCGCCCTCGGGTCCGGCCCGAACAGCAGCGGCCTCTCGGCCCGCCACCTGACCCGGGCACTCGACGACTCCCTCGACCGGCTCGGGGTCGACTCGGTCGACCTCTACCAGGTCCACGCCTCCGACGAGCACACGCCGATGGAGGAGACGCTGCGCACCCTCGACGGGTTCGTGCAGGCGGGCAAGATCCGCTACTACGGCCTCTCGAACTTCACCGGCTGGCAGCTGACCAAGCTCGTCCACACCGCCCGCGCCCTCGGCCTGCGCCCGCCGGTCACCCTGCAGCCGCAGTACAGCCTCATCGTCCGCGAGATCGAGTGGGAGATCGTCCCCGCCGCCCTCGACGCCGGAATGGGCCTGCTCCCCTGGAGCCCCCTCGGCGGCGGCTGGCTCTCGGGCAAGTACACCCGCGACCAGCGCCCCACCGGCGACACCCGGCTCGGCGACGACCCGAACCGCGGGATGGAGGCCTACGACCGCCGGGGCACCGAGCGGACCTGGCGGATCATCGAGGCCGTCGAGCAGGTCGCCGAGGCCCGCGGGGTCTCGATGGCCGAGGTGGCGCTCTCGTGGGTCACCAACCGCCCGGCCGTCACCTCGACGATCCTCGGCGCCCGGACCACCGAGCAGCTGCGGGCCAACCTCCGCTCGGTCGACGTCGAGCTGACGCCCGAGGAGGTCAGCGCCCTCGACACCGCGAGCGACCTCGGCGCGACCGACTACCCCTACGGCGAGATGGGCGTCCAGCAGCGCAGCCGCGACCTCGCCGGCTGA
- a CDS encoding maleylpyruvate isomerase family mycothiol-dependent enzyme — MTGTPIDPGTYLADHTARLVATTRALPDAGGESLCAGWTRGHVATHVARNADGLVRLVRSAVDGTRETMYASRPERNADIDAGADRSPAELADDLEATAAAYAAEVVRLRPEHAGHALERTPGDVRGSAADIPMMRLREVTWHHVDLDAGFGFGDLEPEVQLAFLDEEVERLRTLDDAPDVTLRSDEGEEWTVGLGTASVTGTRAALLGWLARGLTDGVSADPLPRLPDGR, encoded by the coding sequence ATGACCGGCACCCCGATCGACCCGGGCACGTACCTCGCGGACCACACCGCGCGGCTCGTCGCCACCACGCGCGCCCTGCCCGACGCCGGCGGCGAGAGCCTCTGCGCGGGCTGGACCCGCGGCCACGTCGCGACCCACGTCGCCCGCAACGCCGACGGCCTCGTGCGGCTCGTCCGCTCGGCCGTCGACGGCACCCGCGAGACGATGTACGCGAGCCGGCCCGAGCGCAACGCCGACATCGACGCCGGGGCGGACCGCTCCCCCGCCGAGCTCGCCGACGACCTCGAGGCCACCGCGGCCGCCTACGCCGCCGAGGTGGTGCGGCTGCGGCCGGAGCACGCCGGCCACGCGCTCGAGCGCACACCGGGCGACGTGCGGGGCTCGGCGGCCGACATCCCGATGATGCGGCTGCGCGAGGTGACGTGGCACCACGTCGACCTCGACGCGGGCTTCGGCTTCGGCGACCTCGAGCCCGAGGTGCAGCTGGCCTTCCTCGACGAGGAGGTCGAGCGGCTGCGCACCCTCGACGACGCCCCGGACGTGACCCTGCGCTCCGACGAGGGCGAGGAGTGGACCGTCGGCCTCGGCACCGCCTCGGTCACCGGCACCCGCGCCGCACTGCTCGGATGGCTCGCCCGCGGCCTGACCGACGGCGTCTCCGCCGACCCCCTGCCCCGGCTCCCGGACGGACGATGA
- a CDS encoding MBL fold metallo-hydrolase, protein MTYTGDVTPGGPSDVRELGPATLRKMSVSDMHNNVYLLTCTATGEQLMVDAADDADRCLALVAEGTGRLDHLVTTHQHWDHVRALEDVARATGARTYAGEDDADALPLAPDVPLRQGDTLRVGELVLDVVHLRGHTPGSVALAWRAPDGVTHLFTGDTLFPGGVGNTKNEGQDFDSLYADVTERLFGVYDDETWFYPGHGGDSTLGAERPHLDEWRERGW, encoded by the coding sequence ATGACCTACACCGGCGACGTGACCCCCGGCGGCCCGAGCGACGTGCGCGAGCTCGGCCCCGCGACCCTGCGCAAGATGTCCGTCTCGGACATGCACAACAACGTCTACCTCCTCACCTGCACCGCCACCGGCGAGCAGCTGATGGTCGACGCCGCCGACGACGCCGACCGCTGCCTGGCCCTCGTCGCGGAGGGCACCGGGCGGCTCGACCACCTCGTGACGACGCACCAGCACTGGGACCACGTCCGGGCGCTGGAGGACGTCGCCCGCGCCACCGGCGCCCGCACCTACGCCGGCGAGGACGACGCCGACGCGCTGCCCCTGGCGCCCGACGTCCCTCTGCGACAGGGCGACACGCTGCGCGTCGGCGAGCTCGTGCTCGACGTCGTGCACCTGCGGGGCCACACGCCCGGGTCGGTCGCGCTCGCGTGGCGCGCCCCCGACGGCGTGACGCACCTCTTCACCGGCGACACCCTCTTCCCCGGCGGCGTCGGCAACACGAAGAACGAGGGGCAGGACTTCGACTCCCTCTACGCCGACGTCACCGAGCGGCTCTTCGGGGTCTACGACGACGAGACCTGGTTCTACCCCGGGCACGGCGGCGACTCGACGCTCGGCGCCGAGCGACCCCACCTGGACGAGTGGCGCGAGCGCGGATGGTGA
- a CDS encoding glycoside hydrolase family 15 protein: MTTPIAEYALLGDTEGAALVSRHGAVDWLCLPRFDSPACFAAVLGTDDNGRWFLGPVEEATATRAYREHSFVLDTVHETATGRVRVTDLMPFGDGRADLVRVVEGLEGEVPMLHEWVVRTGYGKVLPWVSRTQDCDGATVIRAVAGPDMLVLRGDRLPEPTDHHHRDEFTVRAGERYEFAMTWVPSWCDVPGALDVPSRVEETVRRFDDWAARHTHEGPYREAVTRSLLVLRLLTDELRGGIVAAPTTSLPEDVGGERNWDYRYCWLRDASLTLEALLACGYVEETRLWRDWLVRAVAGDPADLQIMYAVDGSRELPERTLDHLPGYAGSRPVRVGNAAVDQRQSDVLGEVMISLDEARRLGVSESHESWAVQRALVDDLADHWDQSDNGLWEIRGEPQHFTHSRVMVWAAFDRAVRAVEEDGHEGDVERWRTLRDLVHAEVLEKGYDAERGTFTQHYGTREVDAALLLVPTVGFLPPDDERVLGTIRAVEEDLLRDGFVLRYRTQSGVDGLSGDENPFLACSFWLVEAYARCGRVDEAHALMDRLLAIRNDLGLLSEEYDPATGTLLGNFPQAFSHLALVRAALAVAEADTEAARR, translated from the coding sequence GTGACCACCCCCATCGCCGAGTACGCCCTCCTCGGGGACACCGAGGGCGCGGCGCTCGTCAGCCGGCACGGCGCGGTCGACTGGCTCTGCCTCCCCCGCTTCGACTCCCCCGCCTGTTTCGCGGCCGTCCTCGGCACCGACGACAACGGCCGGTGGTTCCTCGGGCCGGTCGAGGAGGCGACGGCGACCCGCGCCTACCGCGAGCACAGCTTCGTCCTCGACACCGTCCACGAGACCGCGACCGGCCGCGTCCGTGTGACCGACCTCATGCCGTTCGGCGACGGCCGGGCCGACCTGGTCCGGGTCGTCGAGGGGCTCGAGGGCGAGGTGCCGATGCTCCACGAGTGGGTCGTGCGCACCGGCTACGGCAAGGTCCTGCCCTGGGTCTCGCGGACGCAGGACTGCGACGGCGCCACCGTCATCCGGGCCGTCGCCGGCCCCGACATGCTCGTCCTGCGCGGCGACCGGCTGCCCGAGCCCACCGACCACCACCACCGCGACGAGTTCACCGTGCGCGCCGGCGAGCGGTACGAGTTCGCGATGACCTGGGTGCCGTCGTGGTGCGACGTGCCGGGGGCGCTCGACGTCCCGAGCCGGGTCGAGGAGACCGTCCGCCGCTTCGACGACTGGGCGGCGCGGCACACCCACGAGGGCCCCTACCGCGAGGCCGTGACCCGCTCGCTCCTCGTCCTGCGCCTGCTGACCGACGAGCTGCGCGGCGGCATCGTCGCGGCGCCGACGACGAGCCTGCCCGAGGACGTCGGCGGGGAGCGCAACTGGGACTACCGCTACTGCTGGCTGCGCGACGCCTCGCTCACGCTCGAGGCCCTGCTGGCCTGCGGCTACGTCGAGGAGACCCGGCTGTGGCGCGACTGGCTCGTGCGGGCGGTCGCCGGCGACCCCGCCGACCTCCAGATCATGTACGCCGTCGACGGCAGCCGCGAGCTGCCCGAGCGCACGCTCGACCACCTGCCCGGCTACGCGGGCTCGCGGCCGGTGCGCGTCGGCAACGCGGCGGTCGACCAGCGCCAGAGCGACGTCCTCGGCGAGGTGATGATCTCGCTCGACGAGGCCCGCCGCCTCGGCGTCAGCGAGTCCCACGAGTCCTGGGCGGTGCAGCGGGCGCTCGTCGACGACCTCGCCGACCACTGGGACCAGAGCGACAACGGCCTGTGGGAGATCCGCGGCGAGCCGCAGCACTTCACCCACTCGCGGGTCATGGTGTGGGCGGCCTTCGACCGCGCCGTCCGGGCTGTCGAGGAGGACGGCCATGAAGGGGACGTCGAGCGCTGGCGCACGCTGCGCGACCTCGTCCACGCCGAGGTGCTCGAGAAGGGGTACGACGCCGAGCGCGGCACCTTCACCCAGCACTACGGCACCCGCGAGGTCGACGCCGCCCTCCTGCTCGTGCCGACGGTCGGCTTCCTGCCGCCGGACGACGAGCGGGTGCTCGGCACCATCCGTGCGGTCGAGGAGGACCTCCTGCGCGACGGCTTCGTGCTGCGCTACCGCACCCAGAGCGGCGTCGACGGGCTGAGCGGCGACGAGAACCCCTTCCTCGCGTGCTCCTTCTGGCTCGTCGAGGCCTACGCCCGCTGCGGCCGGGTCGACGAGGCGCACGCGCTGATGGACCGCCTCCTCGCGATCCGCAACGACCTGGGGCTGCTCTCGGAGGAGTACGACCCCGCCACCGGCACGCTGCTGGGCAACTTCCCGCAGGCGTTCTCGCACCTCGCCCTCGTCCGCGCGGCCCTCGCCGTCGCGGAGGCCGACACGGAGGCGGCCCGGCGGTAG
- a CDS encoding HNH endonuclease signature motif containing protein — protein MDTETLSRRVAALRQECARLGRELVEGGHRLSADEAFALAGELQGLVNAAEGATVVAGAWGARVETTVRSGSWERVHPVGFVDAMAATRMSLATGLTEGLAGRKAALGAAVGERFPRVRDLLVEGAVAVVAVQKVLDACAGLDVEACLRVDAELAPRLARMDPARVAGEARRVATRVAAEQVAAHVALRRRGRCVEVRPGEDGLTDWFASLPTATSSAMWAAVEALAGDYRAFDDALSVPQSRADALTDLVLRNVTVSAQVTLGVPVVTDRPAPDATPGTRFRVDWDDDETLVDATTGEIVRYGDLDATSREELSWLEELDGDLTVLQAEVTPGYAVSGTQLPGLGWVEPATLANLLRLLPVEVARAVLEADTGTLASLTTAAYRPPKAIAEFVKTRDGTGRMWGCTRPAAHCDLDHVRPWPSGDTSPTNLAALCRRHHRLKQQGPWRPTLAPDGTLTWHGPDGATRTTEPQQRLSGQSGSP, from the coding sequence ATGGACACCGAGACCCTCTCCCGCCGCGTCGCGGCGCTGCGCCAGGAGTGCGCGCGGCTGGGTCGTGAGCTGGTGGAGGGCGGTCACCGGCTGTCGGCGGACGAGGCGTTCGCGCTCGCCGGTGAGCTGCAGGGGTTGGTGAACGCGGCCGAGGGTGCGACGGTCGTGGCGGGGGCGTGGGGTGCTCGGGTGGAGACGACGGTGCGTTCGGGCTCGTGGGAGCGGGTGCACCCAGTCGGGTTCGTCGACGCGATGGCGGCGACCCGGATGAGCCTTGCGACCGGGCTGACCGAGGGGCTGGCCGGTCGTAAGGCCGCGTTGGGTGCTGCGGTGGGTGAACGGTTCCCCCGGGTGCGTGACCTGCTGGTCGAGGGGGCCGTCGCGGTCGTGGCCGTGCAGAAGGTGCTCGACGCGTGCGCGGGTCTGGACGTGGAGGCGTGCCTGCGGGTGGATGCCGAGCTCGCGCCCCGCCTGGCGCGGATGGACCCGGCCCGCGTTGCCGGCGAGGCCCGCCGGGTGGCGACCCGGGTCGCGGCCGAGCAGGTCGCGGCGCACGTGGCGCTGCGCAGGCGCGGGCGGTGCGTGGAGGTCCGTCCCGGTGAGGACGGCCTGACGGACTGGTTCGCGTCGCTGCCGACGGCCACGTCGAGCGCGATGTGGGCGGCGGTCGAAGCGCTGGCCGGGGACTATCGCGCGTTCGACGACGCCCTGTCCGTGCCGCAGTCCCGCGCGGACGCCCTGACCGACCTGGTTCTGCGCAACGTGACGGTGTCCGCGCAGGTGACTCTCGGGGTCCCGGTGGTCACCGACCGGCCTGCGCCCGATGCGACGCCGGGGACGAGGTTCCGGGTGGACTGGGACGACGACGAGACCCTCGTCGACGCGACCACGGGCGAGATCGTCCGCTACGGCGACCTCGACGCGACCTCCCGGGAGGAGCTGTCGTGGCTGGAGGAGCTCGACGGTGACCTGACGGTGCTGCAGGCGGAGGTCACGCCCGGCTACGCCGTGTCCGGCACGCAGCTCCCCGGCCTGGGGTGGGTCGAGCCCGCGACGCTGGCCAACCTGCTGAGGCTGCTGCCGGTCGAGGTGGCCCGGGCCGTGCTCGAGGCCGACACCGGCACCCTCGCCTCCCTCACCACCGCGGCGTACCGGCCACCCAAGGCGATCGCCGAGTTCGTGAAGACCCGCGACGGGACCGGCCGGATGTGGGGCTGCACCCGCCCCGCCGCACACTGCGACCTCGACCACGTCCGACCCTGGCCCAGTGGCGACACGTCACCGACCAACCTCGCCGCGCTCTGCCGACGCCACCACCGCCTCAAGCAACAAGGCCCCTGGCGACCGACCCTCGCACCCGACGGCACCCTCACCTGGCACGGACCCGACGGCGCCACCCGCACCACAGAACCCCAGCAGCGCCTGTCCGGACAGTCCGGCAGCCCCTAG